The following is a genomic window from Paralichthys olivaceus isolate ysfri-2021 chromosome 3, ASM2471397v2, whole genome shotgun sequence.
AATACATTTAAGTACAGGAAATATATTCAAGTATGAGTTTAAAAGATCAATAATTAAAGTGCTGTAACAGAGTAAAACATGTATATCCAACATGcttacaaaatgtttttttattattgctaTTTCATACTTTCACAAGTTAAAATTATATATCAAGCAAGGCTATGAACTTGAAAATGTGTCAAAGGGAAGATCAAGTCAGTTCATAGCAAAATAAAGACTGGCTCATGACGGTCAGTTAGAGGTGATTaacatttatgttttacttATCTGCAATCTAAAACCTTGTTCTTATTTTAATGACAGTATGTTAAAGACTGAAGCTCCATGATATTcacaataaaagtataaaatatataaaagaagtGACTGATTTTAGCTTCTcaagagatttatttttacattgacTTTTATTATCCAGTGTGTTTGCTGAACTGTTGCTCTTATGTTTATATCATtcataaaatgtgttcagtcttacaaaaataatttattaaagtttcatttttatttttactttatagGCCAACAATTAAAAGCACTATAATTTTGAAGAATGGGCTCGAATCCTGTTGAGCTGTTGTCTGAAAGACTTTACAAGACTGTACTAATCCATTATACTCTGGAAACTTTGGAGCAAATTTCCTAAGAGGCAATACTGGGGATGGCTGCATATTGTAAATGGAAAGAGTTACGAccttacctaaaaaaaaaaggccaagtGATATAAAGTCCCAgaaccttttatttatttatttatttatttatcattatcaaCAAATCACACAAAAGACCCCAGTCTACACTGAATAAATATTCCTAGTAGGTCTTGTCTGTGTAAATACTTGATAAACATTATTTATGTTCGCTTACTCTACTTTTATattatgtttatgtattttgtatttaggTTGTGTGAATTAAATTAATTGATTCTTcttcatgaaagaaaacattcGTACAGGAAACATCCACATTTATGCACCTACACATGTATTTACAGAGCACATTAACATATGGTCACTGTTTTGTTAAATGGCAAAAATGTCTCCATCTTACTCTGTGAAGTGCCTCAGAACATGAAGGACAAAAATATGATATAAGTAAAAAAGTTGAATTAACATATGGACATAGAAATACAGAATTAAACAATTCTACAATacagaaataatttaaatgtacaaatgttgaaataaatgaattaggaaattgataaataaatgtgtacaaaataaaaaataaaataaaagcaaataaattaataaatagtGTAGAATttgattaataaattaataaatgtatgaaGTAAATGCAAAAATAACACATTGGAGAAATatgtcaataaataaatgtagaaatgaattaataaataaatgtaggaatatttatttcattaatcaattcatttttttacatacatCGAGACCATGCATGTTGTGATTcgacacaaatacaaataagaatgaatttgaattgaacTGGCGCGCGACTTTCCCTCGCACTGTCACGTGACGCAGTCAGGAAGTGTAGCCGGACGTCACAACAACAGACGACTTGCCTGCACATGTCTGACTGCAGTGGTCCTGTCCCCGTGGAAACATGTCCGACTTCTTGTTGAGGATTCAGTCCAGCgtgtcagagaagaagaagaagaagaagagtccCGTGTCCCGGAGTGAGCTGCAGAGGTGCGGGCTCACAGGTACAGGGGCTCGTTACCTTAGTAACGCAAGTCTGTTACTTCCGTGTAGCTTCGTTCACTCACAGGTTTGAGCCGCTGAGTTGAAACTAGTGTAACTGTACTTTGGTCTAGTCTCCTTCATGTCCTGTCATGGTCTACATGTGTGACTCAGCAGTGGTGAACTGTCCCGCTCTCTCTCAGGGATCCAGCTGAGGAGCTACCAGCTGGACGGTGTGCAGTGGATGACCCAGTGTCTGCAGAGCCAGCAGGGATGCATCCTGGGAGATGAGATGGGTTTGGGTAAAACCTGTCAGGTGTGTGATCCATCAGTCACTAACTTTAAGTTGTCATAGTGATGCATAACTGTGTTTTAAACAGATATGACTCATAGGAAACTTCAGTGGTAGTAAGGATGTAGATATAATTGTGATTTTCCGTCAGTTTGAAAAGTTTAGTGGCTGTTCCTGGATTCATGACCCAGGCTCTGTTCCGTTTAATCATGACAGTGTGGCAGTGAGCCGCAGAGCACAGCAGGATGCTGACAGTGAAGGAGTTCAGCCAACGATATTTTATGTGTATTATTTTCACCTAATATGACTTGAAATGTCTTCTATAAAAAGTAAACCTGCCCTGATTCATAGGTCAAATAGAATTTATCTTTTACTcattcaacaaaaaaacattcagcaacTATTTCATTCTTAAAGCAGATATTCCAAACATTTCCTAGTTTCtgttatagtgtgtgtgtgttgaagaagCTCTGTCTGAAACTGTGTGAATTAGTGAATGTggcctgtagtgtaaagtgctaaATATATCTGTGTACCATGGatcaataattcatggacctgTAGCTTGTTTCCAGAACAAAAGTCAACTACTGAGTTGGTCAGTTGAACTTAATTGTCTTTAACGCATGTGTCATAAATAGCACAGGCACTTTTATCCCCTGACTCATAATTGAAATTTGTCCCTTCAGACGATCTCTCTGCTGGTGTACATGTCAGGAGCTCTTGGGAGTGAAGGTCCGTTTTTAGTCCTGAGCCCACTCTCTGTCGTGGAATACTGGAGAGGAGAACTGGAATGGTACTGTCACATTTACCTGTGATtctacattatttaaaaattgtatttaaattatGAATCATTATCAATCTCAAACGACAGTCCCAAACACAGATATGTGGATAATTTTTTCCTTTAGGTTCCGAGCATTGACacatttaattaataaatgaaacaatGGACACACTACATTAAAGTGCCAAGTCTTAGCTTTAATTTGAATGGGTGCTGTACTGTATGTAAAAGTTAAATTCTCCACTCTCTGCTGGTTGCAGCTTAGCCCCCTCTCTGACTGTGCTGTGTTACAcgggagacaaagagaaacgAGCTGAGCTTCAGAGAGGAACAGATACACAGGACTTCCATGTTCTTCTCACTACATATGAGGTCTGTGGCTGTttagtgaaaacaaaatgacctAAAGTTTCATCTGTATTAaaactgacatgttttttttttttttcatcctgtgaTTTCCAGCTCTGTCTCAAAGATACCTCATTCCTGAAACGGTGAGTGTGATCTGTTACACAACTACCAGCAGGAATTTGAAATAAGAAATGGTTGCTTCCCTGCTTGACAAATATTGAACCAAGCAAATCCTGCATGAACCAGTTGTaggaacaaatgaaatgaaattattgATGAATGAATTCGTTAAGTAGACCTCAACATTTAATTTGCAtataaactagaatgacacaCAGGAGAGCACagacctccgccaaggccccaGCAGTCCCCTGAAattgaatcaagctgcactTAATTTCACACGCTCGTAGATTTCATTTACCTAAATGTGcatgatttatttaatcaagtGCCATGAATCCTTCCCtgggaaaataaatcacaattttCATGGTTCAACactaaaatgtaatggattcttccctgaccaataccacatccttccaccaagttatgTTGAATGTGTTCAGTTGATATTGTGTATCCTGCTTACCAAAAAACAATCACAGatacaaaccaaaaaacaaactgacctCGGTGGAGGTAATTATTAACAGTCATTACCTTTATTATCTTTCTTCATTTATCGCATATGATCTGGCCCTTGTTACCTTGGAGTTCATAAGTGTAATAGTACATGGGATGAACATGTAACTAACATGTTATCACATCTTTTGTTCATTAAGATACCGATTAAACAATTAATGTCATtatatgtgatgttttattcaaagCGATAGATATGATGAATTTTCATGGGTTGACTCAGTGTGTCCACGCACTGTCACATTCTGTTTCCCAGGTGGAAGTGGAAGGTGCTTGTGGTAGATGAAGCTCATCGATTAAAGAATCAGAAGTCATTATTGCACACAACTTTGACAAAGGTACAGTGTCAACTTTTTGTCTCCTTATTTTCCCCACTATTGGCCCTGTTTCTCCCTGACAAGGTGATTGagtttttttcctgtattttttCCATAGTTTTCAGTGGAGTTCACAGTCCTGCTGACAGGAACGCCCATTCAGAACAACCTGCAGGAGATCTACTCCCTGCTGAACTTCATTCAGCCCAGCATCTTCACCGCTGAGGAGACGGATGTCTTCGTCAAGTCTTACTCAAATGTACTACAACAGCCTGCTCTTGGTATGATGCATACTTATCCTGTCAAAATGTTTGGATTACAttcagcaaaatttgttatcggctcgaaaaaaatgatttgctaTTTACTTGATGTGTACAGAGAATTCTGAACTTGCTCAACACTGGTCTACTGTGTCgctgtgtctctgtttccagctgctgagctgcagagcgTCCTGGAGCCTTTCCTGCTTCGTAGAGTCAAGTCAGAGGTAGCTGTCGATCTGCCGAAGAAGACGGAGCTGCTTATGTACCATGGCATGTCGGCTCTGCAGAAAAAATGCTACAGAGCCTTTCTGATGAAGGACCTGGGTAAGACTCTGTCAATTGTAAATCATGGTAGGATGCTGCAGAGTCTATGAGTCATCataagctgctctcagacattcGCTGAACTCAGGAGAAATATTAGGAgtgtctgtatgtgagaacgtaTATCAGGtgctctggactttctcctgccagccccctaagAACTCCAGAGaagtctgagtgagcccatcaGAGGATAGAGCAGGATAATTATCTGCAGGATTCACCATGAACAGataatgatgtttctaacacgcaaaaaacaaaaaaatgaaaacaacataaatagCTCATGATGAAAAAGTGGAGCCATATGTGTAGAAGACAAAGAGCGTTTAGTGATGATGACTGATgcaggtgttgatgtgctgtaaacataaACTTGTGATGTCTGCAtcagaatttatacgtcatgtcctgcctgctgcatgCTGTACCCagacaccacccctcaccttaaGGCTCCACAGAAAttcctgttgttttgaatgTATCTGTCCGAGACAAGCTCCTGCTGCGTCGTTCTCATGTTaaaatctgaaaacagctgtagaGCTTTCTCTTTTCTGAACCTGCGATTTCAGTGGCTTTTGAAAATGAACAAGGCAGCAAGAACCGGCTGATGAACATCTTGATGAACCTGAGAAAGTGTGTGGACCATCCGTACCTGTTCGATGGTGAGATGTGTGAAAGAGACAGATCATAGTCATTGCAAATATAGACGCATGTTTTATACATGAAGGGTTTGTTTTGTTCAGGGCTGGAGCCTGAGCCTTTTGAGATGGGGGAGCATCTTATCAAAGCCAGTGGGAAACTTTGCCTCCTGGACAGCATGCTGACCTACCTACACAAAGGGTTAGTCAAGCTGCCTGTTGTTTGTCTCCACCTGCTGGCAGTGATGTCCAAGTCTGACTTCTGTAACTTTGAAACCACGTGAACTAGATGCTGGCACAATGTACTGATCACTTGGTGCACTTAATTGTgcatttttcttgtttgtggGTGAAGAGGCCATCGGATCCTGCTGTTCTCTCAGATGACCAGGATGCTGGATATTCTTCAGGATTACCTGGAGTACAGAGGTGAAACCTCACTCACTGAAATTTAACTGTCTCATGTTGCAGTGATTTGATCTTGAACATGCATCTTAATAGTCCAGTCCTTTTCTCATCCTGCTTGACTTCTAATTATTGTTTGGCAAAATTGTTCTTGAATCCATTTCCTGTTTCCCTCCACAAACAAAAGCTGAAttgagtttgttttctgttcaggTTACAGCTATGAACGTCTGGATGGGTCGGTCCGAGGGGAAGAACGAAATCTGGCAGTGAAGAACTTCAGCAGCAATGAGATATTTATCTTTCTTCTCAGCACTAAAGCAGGTGACTGAAGAATAAACTCTTGATTTAACTTACAGTGAGTTGTAATACCTCATTACAGGTCTGTAGATAACACAAGTTTTATTAAGCAGCGACTGAGCTGCACCTGAAAGCTTTTCTGCGTATGTACATCTACAGTTTTTGTAAGTAGCGGAAAGTAGAGAGGAAAGGGGAGTGATCACACAGAGATAAGAGCTGCCACAGGATGAAACACTGCTGTGACTTAGAGcagctctctcttctctcttcttcctgcaCAGTGTGAAAGTCTCAGCTGATCACTTTCAGTGCATGTTTCTGTAACATGTATAAATGCATTGCTCCACCTGTAGAATGTATTGTAAGTCACAATTGTGCAATGTTGTCAGTCATGGTGCTCTGTCTTTGCAGGGGGAGTGGGCTTGAACCTTACAGCTGCTGACACAGTTATTTTCATGGATAGTGACTTCAACCCTCAAAACGACCTGCAGGCTGCGGCACGCTGCCATCGGATTGGTCAGAACAGGTGAGGTGTAAGAAAGTGACTGTCTTGTAGTTTTCATTTCCAACCAACATTTCTCCCTCTGGAGACACTAAAGGTTCTATGAAGCTGTTTTCCCATGCAGTGGACAAAAATACGAGAACAAAAATTTTAAACAAGGGACAGGGAGTTAGGAAGAGGAGGGCATTTaacaaacaggaaatgtctAAGGAAAGataattttaaaatccagcTTTTTTGAAACATTCTATTAAGACCCTGTTCAGAAATCCTGAGTGATCCGATATCAAGTGTTCAACGCTAAGTACAGGACCGATCGCACCCAAATTCGTCCTGAGATCCGTTCATACAAACCACATGCAGAGGTGGTCAGAGATGCATGTGACCACATTCTTTGAGTTGTGTAAACGCAAACGTGTACCGCAGAcccagctgacgtcctctgacccaCCACAATTTTACAATTAACCAAACATACTTTTACTCTTCTCATTGaccatatgttgatttgtttgtggcctCATAGGTTAAGTCTTTCTTCACAGCAAGGCTGCAAGAGCTTCCCACTGTCCCTCCTGATGCTTTTTCTCTAtcgctcacacagacacacacaaactcaaatgaCAAAGAGACATTGTTATCAGACACATCTGTACACTCTGTAAACTGGGTAAAAGCAACATATTTAGTCTTTGCCAACAGAAATGATGtacatgattattttcatatagAGTGGAgaagtgagatccaatcacaagtggtcacaggagacacattaaAGATTCAGCatgtagaattcagtgatatctagaggtgaagttgcattttgcagctgaatactcctcacctcaccctccccttcccaacatgaaaacctgtggtgaacttcagttgtcatgaaaactcaaaagcttttagtttttccagtttggacgagagtaaaaaacatggcggcctccacagagaggacctgccctccatgtaaatataaagtttttaaatataaagggcattctatggtaaagaaaacaacaattcatataatttagatgaaacacaccagtgaaaacatcactaggattattttatttttcagtttctgccaaaaatccctttcacctaaatcttacacactgaacctttaaggacacattttaaagttagGTGTGATCAGACAAACAGAGCTCTCAGGGCTCTCGGATATCTCAGGATGGATTTTAATTCCAGGTCTGAACAAGACCTAGTCTCTGCAGCTTTGATATCAACCATTCTTTTTTAACATCCTCTCTCATAAATGCCCTAACTGACCAACCTAAATTACTGGAGAAGCCCTTTACTATTTGATTGACTGTAACTCATTACAGGCCTGTGAAAGTGATCCGCCTCTTGGCAAGACACACTGTGGAGGAATTAATGTACTCTCGAGCTGTGTCAAAGCTGCACCTCACCAAGGCTGTCATTGAAGAAGGTCGTTTCTCTTTACTGGATCAAGTTCAGTCAGCCGCTGCAGGACTCAAGGTTTGTGAACTTTGATCACCATAATCTCTTTTCTTTGAATCCTGCAGTCCCTAGTTCCTGTGTTCACATTTCTAAACTCCTCCAGTTGTTTTCATCACTTCTTCTCGCTCATATTTCCTGCCCCATGTAGCTCAGTGAGATCTTGAAGTTTGGGGTAGATAAGCTTCTATCAACAGAAGAGAGCACTGTACAGGATGTGAAACTCGAGAAAATCCTCGGTCCAACGCGTAACGGCCAGTGGGTGGATGATGACGACTCCACCGCGCTCatagaagatgaagaagagaagaaggaggacagcagcagctctgaattTGACAGACAGAGTATGTTTTACCACTTCAAAGTCTCTAATAACTCTGGCTTTGATTGCGTGTGCAGAGTATTCAGTTCACTTGGTGGTATTCTCATTCATATCTTGgtgtaaatgtttcagttttgtcagcCGGAAAACATAACCACACATATAAGCACGCCACATATTTAATCTACTCGGGTTACAAAACTTACTCTGCTAGAGATGAATAATCACACTCACTGTTGTGCTGTCCCATCTTACAGGCCACATGTACTACTTTGAGGGGAAAGACTACAGTAAGCTGCCCAGCGCTGATGACCACAAGAGCTTTGCACGTTTGATGGAGGAGCAGCAAGATGAGTTTCAGAGAGCTGTGGGAGAGGGACGAGCTCTGCGACGCAAAACTGGAGTAAGATTCTGTCACCTTTACTTTCAACTGAGGGGGAagtacacatttttaaattgaaaacatttcatcttttttgtaGATAGAGAGGATatagcactgttgtttttttttaccgcAGGTCCATAATAAACCAGAATGGACACCAGTAGCCTTCAAAAGGCCCAAGTCCCATTAAAttctatcaagctgcaccaaatttcacacacacagattgattTCCTTAATGTGACAGTTTTTTTCCATGAAGATACATAAATTATTCTATACACGATGTAAAAGAAGTCCTGGATATGTCCTTTTGTTTAAGGCAAACATTTTGAGGCAAGTTCTTTTTTGTCTGGTTTGCAGTGCCACTGTAACTTTGTACCATTTCAACATTCACCTCAGCAGTTTATCATGTCCACAGCTAAAATGAATGCAGTCTGAGTCTACAGTTACTGTCAACAGTAACATTTCACATGAATATCTGTGCAGCTGTGACGgttgtattttctgtgttggtACCCAGGCTTTACTCTCAGTAGCTCTTGGGATTCCAACAAGGAAGAGGAAACCTCTTACTGAGGAAGAGCTGGAgctgaggcagcagaggaggcaggaggctgCAGCCAAGAGAGCCAAAGTTCAGCAGGATATGAAGAAGGAACAGCAAAAggaaaaatacaagaaaaagtAAAGATCTGTGAATCAACaccaacatttttcatttgatttgggGCCAAGCACAGAACAGTGCGATGACTCCAATGTTCCCTTAAAGTTAGgcttggtaatcctggaaaagttcTTAAGAGCAGGCTAGACAAAAATCACACCCCCTCGTCAAGCTACGTCCCCAAAATACATGAACGTGCACTGTCTGACAACTGTTTGACGACTTTTCCATGACTTGTTCTTCAGCAGTGTATAGCAAGTTCCAGACATTAAAGTCTGGACCTAATTGTCCAGACTTTCTTTGGAGTTTGTCtttaacacatgaacaacacagtaggagattctccactcagatgCATtgacaacaaaacagaaagctCTGGAGCAGCAGGCAAGAGCAGGAGGTAAcataaattctgctgcggagatcatttacagcacatcaccAGCCATGGGCTCATtgggacattctctggagtctTTActtgggggctggcaggagaaattGTGGCAAAAGtctgacatttgctttctcacatacagcccctccagataatctcctgatgTTATACAGAGCTTAGTGCACGTCTGAAACCAGCTTGTGTCTCTCTGGTTTGTGAAGACTCTAgtcatgtgcagtgagagcacaggGAGGCAGGTTGGTGAGTGATAGACAGGTACTCCAGTGAATCATTTCTCAATGAGATAAAAAGCATAATATTTGAGGGCCTAAACCTGCTCAAACTGTGCATGGCAAAAAGCCTCCCCCTAACAGTTTAAAATTCAAAGGCCCTGCTTTAACTTGGCCCCACATGTCTGAAATTTGGGAGACACATCTTTTAGGCCAAGACTTAAAACAACCCAATAGGAAATCtgccatttttaatttattggtTAAATAATTTCCAACTCCTCCCAGGGCATTAATACAATTGACTTCAGATTTTTCAGTCTAACCTAAAGAATGGTTTTCAGTTTCATCAGCAGTGCTTGTAGGTGTAGGTTTGGTGTTTTTTAGATGAAACAGGATGTACTTTATAATTGCCCTGTACATGGTTAAATCTGTACCAAACTTCATATGTCTGTTAAGAGTCTCGgcctaaacaaaaaaaaaattatataaaatataataaataaaaattaccAGTCTCACTCACGGTGCAACTTAGTGGCACCAGGAAAtaacagctctctctctccttcagatCTGGTCAGAAAAACTTTCATTATGACTAttgtgaaaatttaaaaattgtaACTGACTCATTCAGATCATGTGTAAGCATGAGAGCTCAGCTCGGGAAAATATGTACTGGCCAATTTTGAATAATCATAGCTCCTCCCTCtagcaaataaaaaagttatagTTTGTAGACCAGCCGGTTCCTGAGTTTTCATCCAACAGTGTGttttcagagctgctgctgatttGAATACACACCGTAGTCTAGAAACTGTTGGAACTCAGCCCCACATCATCAGAACTCACATTTAATACAAGTCCAGGCCTGAAGACAACGACAGGTCAAATTTCAGTCTTGTTCACAGTGCCACCTACTGAGAATAGGAACAGTCAATTTCTAACGCTCACATTTTAGAAAGAAGAATCCATGACAACAGTCTGCTCCTTCGTGCATAATCCAAAGATTTTTGGGTTGTTTCACACTAACACTGACACAACATCTACACCTTCCcttgaaatgcacaaatgtGCGGGGCCCTTCAATGCTGCTCGCAACTGTAATTTGAAGTTTTTCTTAATCCTGCAGAATGGCATGGTGGGAGTCGTGTGGCTACAGATCACTGTGCCTGCAGTCTGTggacagtgaagaagaagaagaggaggaagaggaggatgatggcaGCTTATGTTCCACAGACTCTGACAGCACGGCTATCCACTATGTTCTGGGGGATGTTACTCATCCACATGCTGCTCAGGGAGACGCCATCATTGTCCACTGTGTCGGTGAGATCTCTGAGATACCATAGCAACATGCCAGTTTGTACGACAGACTGACGaatggaaatgttttcttgtcaGTCTCGTATTAATCAAAGAAATGATGTGTAGATGACTCAGGCTGGTGGGGCAGGGGAGGCTTGTTTACTGCTCTGGAGCTGAGATCTGATGAACCACGGAAGCAGTATGAGTTGGCAGGCGAGATGAAAGGTGAGATTGGccttgaaaagaaaattaataCACGTACCAGTTTCATTTATGGGCTCTGGTTGAGAATGAAGCCGACAAACCAAAGTGTGAACATATTATTTGTCTCAGATTTGGACCTTGGCAACGTTTTGCTCTTCCCCATCGATGACAAACAGTCCAGATTGGACGGTCAGGATCAAGTAGGTTCTTTTTTAACGAAACCTACACTGCATTTAGACTGCATAAAACTGCTGCCTGGAAATGCAGGCTTGTTTCATGATGGAAGCTGCTTCTTTGCAGAAGTAGTGATCAACAGTTTAGAGTTTG
Proteins encoded in this region:
- the chd1l gene encoding chromodomain-helicase-DNA-binding protein 1-like isoform X2, with protein sequence MSDFLLRIQSSVSEKKKKKKSPVSRSELQRCGLTGIQLRSYQLDGVQWMTQCLQSQQGCILGDEMGLGKTCQTISLLVYMSGALGSEGPFLVLSPLSVVEYWRGELECLAPSLTVLCYTGDKEKRAELQRGTDTQDFHVLLTTYELCLKDTSFLKRWKWKVLVVDEAHRLKNQKSLLHTTLTKFSVEFTVLLTGTPIQNNLQEIYSLLNFIQPSIFTAEETDVFVKSYSNVLQQPALAAELQSVLEPFLLRRVKSEVAVDLPKKTELLMYHGMSALQKKCYRAFLMKDLVAFENEQGSKNRLMNILMNLRKCVDHPYLFDGLEPEPFEMGEHLIKASGKLCLLDSMLTYLHKGGHRILLFSQMTRMLDILQDYLEYRGYSYERLDGSVRGEERNLAVKNFSSNEIFIFLLSTKAGGVGLNLTAADTVIFMDSDFNPQNDLQAAARCHRIGQNRPVKVIRLLARHTVEELMYSRAVSKLHLTKAVIEEGRFSLLDQVQSAAAGLKLSEILKFGVDKLLSTEESTVQDVKLEKILGPTRNGQWVDDDDSTALIEDEEEKKEDSSSSEFDRQSHMYYFEGKDYSKLPSADDHKSFARLMEEQQDEFQRAVGEGRALRRKTGALLSVALGIPTRKRKPLTEEELELRQQRRQEAAAKRAKVQQDMKKEQQKEKYKKKMAWWESCGYRSLCLQSVDSEEEEEEEEEDDGSLCSTDSDSTAIHYVLGDVTHPHAAQGDAIIVHCVDDSGWWGRGGLFTALELRSDEPRKQYELAGEMKDLDLGNVLLFPIDDKQSRLDGQDQLALIVSQQRNKANNLSGILLTALDEGLKKIYTAAKRHKASVHLPRIGHSTKGFNWYGTERLIRKHLASRGIPTFIYYHSRAAKNTASPQPSTSATLTSTSCREPQLCNPNRLTSETEADTPGPSAPVGSPGPTDLPSFMSGVHVFFYNLPASERKRLARYLFTYDGDEEDMMSPEVTHIVAVVENSIHSQELQDLVHQYTQAVPVHKAWLESCFSKQRKVNTKHFTHQLE
- the chd1l gene encoding chromodomain-helicase-DNA-binding protein 1-like isoform X3, with protein sequence MTQCLQSQQGCILGDEMGLGKTCQTISLLVYMSGALGSEGPFLVLSPLSVVEYWRGELECLAPSLTVLCYTGDKEKRAELQRGTDTQDFHVLLTTYELCLKDTSFLKRWKWKVLVVDEAHRLKNQKSLLHTTLTKFSVEFTVLLTGTPIQNNLQEIYSLLNFIQPSIFTAEETDVFVKSYSNVLQQPALAAELQSVLEPFLLRRVKSEVAVDLPKKTELLMYHGMSALQKKCYRAFLMKDLVAFENEQGSKNRLMNILMNLRKCVDHPYLFDGLEPEPFEMGEHLIKASGKLCLLDSMLTYLHKGGHRILLFSQMTRMLDILQDYLEYRGYSYERLDGSVRGEERNLAVKNFSSNEIFIFLLSTKAGGVGLNLTAADTVIFMDSDFNPQNDLQAAARCHRIGQNRPVKVIRLLARHTVEELMYSRAVSKLHLTKAVIEEGRFSLLDQVQSAAAGLKLSEILKFGVDKLLSTEESTVQDVKLEKILGPTRNGQWVDDDDSTALIEDEEEKKEDSSSSEFDRQSHMYYFEGKDYSKLPSADDHKSFARLMEEQQDEFQRAVGEGRALRRKTGALLSVALGIPTRKRKPLTEEELELRQQRRQEAAAKRAKVQQDMKKEQQKEKYKKKMAWWESCGYRSLCLQSVDSEEEEEEEEEDDGSLCSTDSDSTAIHYVLGDVTHPHAAQGDAIIVHCVDDSGWWGRGGLFTALELRSDEPRKQYELAGEMKDLDLGNVLLFPIDDKQSRLDGQDQLALIVSQQRNKANNLSGILLTALDEGLKKIYTAAKRHKASVHLPRIGHSTKGFNWYGTERLIRKHLASRGIPTFIYYHSRAAKNTASPQPSTSATLTSTSCREPQLCNPNRLTSETEADTPGPSAPVGSPGPTDLPSFMSGVHVFFYNLPASERKRLARYLFTYDGDEEDMMSPEVTHIVAVVENSIHSQELQDLVHQYTQAVPVHKAWLESCFSKQRKVNTKHFTHQLE